From one Caldisalinibacter kiritimatiensis genomic stretch:
- a CDS encoding DegV family protein translates to MKIKIVADSSCDLNEKLSEKLNIDLVPLNIRIGDENYIDDENLDLRTLLNKMNNSRLAPQTSSPSPQAFIEKFKEKEKVFVVTLSSALSSTYNNAVLAKSMILEEVENKFVHVFDSLSASVGETLVCMKISELAENNLNELEIVEKVNKYIKDMKTFFVLESLENLIKAGRMSRLKGHIASALSIKPIMGGNDEGKIKLVDKVRGSKRALRRLVEIIGEQGERLEEKVLGIAHCNCLEKAQKVKEKVEEKYNFKDIVIVEMSGLSSVYANEGGIVIAF, encoded by the coding sequence ATGAAAATTAAAATAGTAGCTGATAGTAGCTGCGATTTAAATGAAAAATTGAGTGAAAAGTTAAATATAGACTTAGTGCCTCTAAATATAAGAATAGGTGATGAGAACTATATTGATGATGAAAACTTAGATTTAAGAACGCTTCTAAATAAAATGAATAATAGTAGATTGGCCCCACAAACGTCAAGCCCATCTCCACAAGCTTTTATTGAAAAGTTTAAAGAAAAAGAAAAAGTTTTCGTTGTTACATTATCTTCAGCACTTAGTAGCACATATAATAATGCTGTGTTAGCCAAAAGTATGATTTTAGAAGAAGTAGAAAATAAATTTGTTCATGTATTTGACTCTTTAAGTGCTTCAGTAGGAGAAACACTTGTATGTATGAAGATATCTGAGTTAGCTGAGAATAATTTAAATGAATTAGAAATTGTAGAAAAAGTAAACAAATATATAAAGGATATGAAAACATTTTTTGTTTTAGAATCACTAGAAAACTTAATTAAAGCTGGTAGAATGAGCAGATTAAAAGGCCATATTGCATCAGCTCTATCTATAAAACCTATTATGGGTGGTAATGATGAAGGAAAAATTAAGTTAGTAGATAAAGTTAGAGGTTCAAAACGAGCTCTTAGAAGGTTAGTTGAAATTATAGGAGAACAAGGAGAAAGATTAGAAGAAAAAGTATTAGGTATAGCACATTGTAATTGCTTAGAGAAAGCACAAAAAGTTAAAGAAAAAGTTGAAGAAAAATATAATTTTAAAGATATAGTGATAGTAGAAATGTCAGGGTTAAGTAGTGTGTATGCAAACGAAGGAGGAATAGTTATTGCTTTCTAA
- a CDS encoding DegV family protein has product MSKIKIITDSTCDLSPELIKQNNISVIPLYVTFDDESYKDGVNIKPKELFETVDKVGSLPKTSAAPPSDFYDVFKKNIDDGYDIIYISISSKLSTTMQNAILAASNFPENKIEIVDSLNLSTGVGLLVLKACDYANQGLSIKEIANKLRELAPKVKTEFVINTLDYLYKGGRCNALQSFFGGMLKIKPIVKVVDGKMILGQKPRGKKKALKIMLNTVLNNKDNIDPSRIMITHSLGSEKEAEYLKKELEENTNAKEVIITNAGCVISSHCGPKTIGILYINE; this is encoded by the coding sequence ATGAGTAAAATAAAGATAATTACAGATAGTACATGCGACTTAAGTCCTGAACTTATTAAACAAAACAACATTTCAGTAATACCTTTATATGTTACATTTGATGATGAATCATATAAAGACGGCGTTAATATTAAGCCAAAAGAATTATTTGAAACAGTTGATAAAGTTGGTAGTTTACCCAAAACTTCAGCTGCTCCTCCTAGTGATTTTTATGATGTATTTAAAAAAAATATTGATGATGGATACGATATAATCTATATCTCTATATCATCAAAATTATCTACCACAATGCAAAATGCTATACTTGCTGCAAGTAATTTTCCAGAAAACAAAATAGAAATTGTTGACTCATTAAATCTGTCTACTGGTGTAGGACTACTGGTTTTAAAAGCTTGTGACTATGCAAACCAAGGCTTGAGTATTAAAGAAATCGCTAATAAATTAAGAGAATTAGCTCCTAAAGTAAAAACTGAATTTGTTATCAATACCCTTGATTATTTATATAAAGGCGGTAGATGTAATGCACTTCAAAGTTTCTTTGGAGGTATGCTAAAAATCAAACCAATCGTAAAAGTAGTAGATGGTAAAATGATATTAGGACAAAAGCCTCGAGGAAAAAAGAAAGCCTTAAAGATAATGCTTAATACTGTATTAAATAATAAAGATAATATAGACCCTTCAAGAATTATGATAACCCATTCTTTAGGTTCTGAAAAAGAAGCAGAGTATTTAAAAAAGGAATTGGAAGAAAATACAAATGCTAAAGAGGTAATTATAACAAATGCAGGATGTGTTATATCTAGTCACTGTGGTCCAAAAACAATAGGAATATTATACATAAATGAATAA
- a CDS encoding MGDG synthase family glycosyltransferase, which translates to MNKILIFTASTGGGHNQVAKSLESEFKAKGYDVVKLDVLKEISKVLDVLIADGYRVLATNMPKMYGGLYKISDKERINNRITKLFTKITSDKVYDIIKKNSPDLIIGTHPFIVNVIGRLKENRRINLPFISVVTDFQAHQTYINKHVDAYITGSCYTEKSLIKRGIPREKIYPYGIPVRREFLQSKSTQRRKKDKYFTVLLMGGSMGVKSMKKALKNLVKCTHPLRIIAICGNNQALKKSIEKKYVSTYKDKKIFVYGYTQKVPQLMDVSDIIITKPGGITVSESIIKNIPMIIPYYIPGQEEENAQFLVDSEAAIKVDEMKEIGYVIDYLIENPEKLEEMRNNMKKIANTHSLDSILELSNRLIKQYKYEWGIANEG; encoded by the coding sequence ATGAATAAAATCTTGATATTTACAGCATCTACAGGTGGAGGTCATAATCAAGTAGCTAAATCGTTAGAAAGTGAGTTTAAGGCTAAAGGATATGATGTTGTAAAGCTTGATGTTTTAAAAGAGATAAGTAAAGTGCTAGATGTTTTAATAGCAGATGGCTATAGAGTATTGGCTACTAATATGCCTAAGATGTATGGTGGATTATATAAGATAAGTGATAAAGAAAGAATAAACAATAGGATAACGAAATTATTTACTAAAATAACAAGTGATAAAGTATATGATATTATAAAGAAAAATTCTCCAGATTTAATTATAGGAACCCATCCTTTTATAGTAAATGTAATAGGAAGGCTGAAAGAAAATAGAAGAATAAATTTACCGTTTATTTCAGTAGTAACTGATTTTCAAGCACATCAGACATATATAAACAAACATGTAGATGCTTATATAACTGGTAGTTGTTATACAGAAAAAAGCTTAATAAAAAGAGGGATTCCTAGAGAAAAAATATACCCATATGGAATACCTGTAAGAAGAGAGTTTTTACAATCAAAGTCAACACAGAGAAGAAAAAAAGATAAATATTTTACTGTATTATTGATGGGTGGAAGTATGGGTGTAAAATCTATGAAAAAAGCATTAAAAAATCTTGTGAAATGTACACATCCTCTGAGGATTATAGCTATATGTGGAAATAATCAAGCTTTAAAGAAAAGTATTGAAAAGAAATATGTAAGTACTTATAAGGATAAGAAAATATTTGTTTATGGTTATACTCAGAAAGTTCCTCAATTAATGGATGTATCAGATATAATAATAACAAAACCAGGAGGAATTACAGTTTCTGAGTCTATTATAAAAAATATACCGATGATTATCCCATATTATATTCCAGGACAAGAAGAAGAAAATGCTCAATTTTTAGTTGATTCAGAAGCTGCTATTAAAGTAGATGAAATGAAAGAAATAGGTTATGTTATTGATTATTTAATAGAAAACCCTGAAAAATTAGAAGAAATGAGAAATAACATGAAAAAGATAGCTAATACTCATTCTTTAGACAGTATTTTAGAATTATCAAACAGACTTATTAAACAATATAAATATGAATGGGGAATAGCAAATGAAGGATAA